A stretch of the Arachis stenosperma cultivar V10309 chromosome 6, arast.V10309.gnm1.PFL2, whole genome shotgun sequence genome encodes the following:
- the LOC130932590 gene encoding CSC1-like protein RXW8, which translates to MEVAALLTSAGINIAVCVTLFSIYSVLRKQPSNFTVYFGRRVASKRSKNVNFCLERFVPTPSWILKAWETTEDEILAIGGLDAVVFVRILVFSLRVFAIAAAVCLFLVLPVNYHGKDRLHKDIPLESMDVFTIANVQQHSEWLWAHCLALYVITFSACSLLFFEYKSIANLRTLHIIGAPPSPSLFTILVRSVPWSPEESYCETVKKFFSSYHASTYLSHQIIYKCGTVQKMKDDAEHVFRVLKDGTMENTSKPIFTHCCSCGGNANSFQMINIERNSALESTTNTSSDLDMRKKECAAAFVFFKSRYAALLASKILQSSNPMLWVTDIAPEPQDVYWSNICIPYRQLWIRKIATLIASIAFMLVFLLPVTFVQGLTQLDKLQKMFPFLTEILKSKMVNQVVTGYLPSLILVLFLFAVPPMMMLFSSLEGCISRSGRKKSACYKVLYFLIWNVFFVNVFTGSVISQLSVFSSVADLPVQLAKAVPSQATFFTTYIFTSGWASLGCEIMQIYPLLCNFIQRLLKLNDDSQNGTQNFPYHTEVPRILLFGFLGFTNAILAPIMLPFLIIYFFLAYLVYRNQFLNVYVAKYDSGGQYWPIVHNTTVFSLIFAQIIALGVFGVKHSPVASGFTFPLVVGTFLFHQYCRQRFLPSFKSNSAQTAIDMDRRDEESGKLREIHQHLHSAYCQYGLLHDPDLPRCFSHCDPDEEDAQFSPQRSLKGKEILKKEKSGSFHRTSSTKAVVLGGM; encoded by the exons ATGGAAGTTGCTGCTCTGTTGACTTCTGCCGGAATTAATATCGCCGTGTGTGTGACACTCTTTTCAATTTATTCAGTATTAAGGAAACAGCCCAGCAATTTTACTGTGTATTTTGGACGAAGAGTAGCCTCTAAGCGTTCCAAAAATGTTAATTTCTGTTTGGAAAGGTTTGTTCCCACGCCTAGCTGGATATTGAAAGCATGGGAAACAACCGAGGATGAGATACTCGCCATTGGTGGCTTGGATGCTGTGGTTTTTGTCAGGATACTTGTGTTCAG TCTTCGAGTGTTTGCCATTGCTGCTGCCGTCTGCCTTTTTTTAGTGCTTCCAGTGAATTATCATGGTAAAGACAGGTTGCATAAGGATATACCTTTGGAGTCGATGGATGTATTTACTATTGCGAATGTCCAACAACATTCAGAGTG GCTTTGGGCTCATTGTCTCGCATTGTACGTCATAACGTTCTCagcttgttctcttcttttcttt GAGTATAAGAGCATCGCTAACTTGAGGACATTACATATTATTGGAGCCCCTCCAAGTCCAAGTCTTTTTACGATTCTTGTCCGATCAGTTCCCTGGTCTCCTGAAGAATCATACTGTGAGACAGTGAAAAAGTTCTTCTCATCTTACCATGCATCGACATATTTGTCACACCAAATAATCTACAAGTGTGGTACAGTTCAAAAAATGAAG GATGATGCCGAACATGTTTTTAGAGTACTTAAAGATGGTACAATGGAAAATACCTCCAAGCCAATATTTACTCATTGTTGCTCTTGTGGAGGAAACGCAAATTCTTTCCAGATGATAAATATTGAGAGGAATAGTGCACTTGAGTCAACAACCAACACTAGCTCGGATTTGGATATGAGAAAAAAG GAATGTGCAGCtgcttttgtgtttttcaaaaGTCGGTATGCTGCTCTTCTGGCTTCAAAGATTCTTCAATCATCAAATCCCATGCTATGGGTGACAGATATAGCTCCTGAACCCCAAGATGTTTACTGGTCTAATATTTGCATACCATATAGGCAACTTTGGATCCGGAAGATAGCTACACTTATAGCTTCTATTGCCTTCATGCTAGTGTTCCTTCTCCCTGTCACATTTGTACAGGGCTTGACTCAACTAGACAAGCTTCAAAAAATGTTCCCTTTTCTGACAGAGATACTGAAAAG CAAAATGGTGAATCAGGTGGTGACTGGTTACCTACCAAGTTTGATCttggttttatttttgtttgctGTTCCACCTATGATGATGCTGTTTTCATCACTGGAAGGTTGTATTTCCCGAAGTGGAAGGAAGAAGAGTGCATGCTACAAAGTCTTGTACTTTTTAATCTGGAATGTATTTTTTGTTAATGTCTTTACCGGATCTGTCATCAGTCAACTCTCAGTCTTCTCAAGTGTAGCAGACCTGCCTGTCCAACTTGCGAAGGCAGTGCCATCACAG GCCACCTTCTTCACAACATATATTTTTACATCTGGCTGGGCAAGTTTGGGATGTGAAATTATGCAAATTTATCCGCTCCTATGCAATTTTATTCAGAGATTACTCAAGCTTAATGATGATTCACAGAATGGAACCCAAAATTTCCCTTACCACACAGAAGTTCCAAGGATCTTACTATTTGGATTCCTTGGGTTCACCAATGCTATTCTGGCTCCCATAATGTTGCCTTTCTTAATAATCTACTTTTTCCTTGCTTACCTTGTGTACCGAAACCAG TTTCTGAATGTGTACGTCGCAAAATACGATAGCGGGGGACAGTACTGGCCAATTGTTCACAACACAACAGTGTTCTCATTGATCTTTGCTCAAATTATTGCACTTGGGGTGTTTGGAGTGAAACATTCACCAGTGGCATCTGGATTCACCTTTCCCCTTGTAGTTGGCACTTTCCTATTTCACCAGTATTGCAGACAACGATTCCTCCCATCATTTAAGAGCAACTCAGCACAG ACTGCCATTGACATGGATCGGAGAGATGAGGAGAGTGGAAAGCTGAGAGAGATTCATCAGCACTTGCATTCAGCCTACTGCCAATACGGTTTGCTGCATGACCCGGACCTACCCCGATGCTTCAGTCATTGCGACCCTGACGAAGAGGATGCTCAGTTTTCTCCACAACGTAGTCTGAAAG GGAAGGAGATTCTTAAAAAAGAGAAATCAGGGTCTTTCCATCGCACTTCGAGTACCAAAGCAGTAGTGCTTGGTGGGATGTAA
- the LOC130933125 gene encoding uncharacterized protein LOC130933125 codes for MVLVPSLAIPSPPKLRVNLFQCQPCQAHRCSEIHLSHRIFCTRTRSVKVKVSTADHNEPNGVNMQLGVLGEKLRAAIPTSVQEFPWRKAEQIVLERVVFLVQEAAKWSLVLFFVFGSLSDVVYTFSINRELIMPVGLFVGCLMADFLKEISQELFHKSEEKDLKWHLLGLYSFFVFVKFISTRFAIQPHVFLLHVGNGGLMQVLWSWRKSMENATSKSEENNTSNLESS; via the exons ATGGTGCTTGTTCCTTCTCTTGCAATTCCTTCCCCTCCCAAGTTACGG GTTAATCTGTTTCAGTGCCAACCTTGCCAAGCCCATCGATGCTCAGAAATACATCTTTCCCACAGAATATTTTGTACTCGAACTCGTTCAGTTAAAGTTAAAGTGTCAACGGCAGACCATAATGAGCCTAACGGGGTTAATATGCAGCTCGGAGTCCTTGGGGAGAAACTCAGAGCAGCAATACCAACATCAGTTCAAGAATTTCCCTGGAGAAAAGCTGAGCAGATAGTTCTAGAAAGAGTAGTTTTTCTTGTGCAAGAGGCAGCGAAGTGGTCTCTtgttctattttttgtttttggctCTTTATCGGACGTTGTATATACATTTTCCATAAATCGGGAACTAATAATGCCTGTTGGCCTATTTGTTGGCTGCCTAATGGCCGATTTCTTGAAGGAGATCTCACAAGAACTGTTTCATAAATCCGAG GAAAAGGACTTGAAATGGCATCTTCTGGGCCTATACAGCTTTTTTGTGTTTGTTAAGTTTATATCGACTAGGTTCGCGATACAACCACATGTATTTCTCTTGCATGTTGGAAATGGTGGCTTGATGCAGGTTTTGTGGTCTTGGAGAAAATCTATGGAAAATGCAACAAGCAAGTCAGAAGAGAACAACACCTCCAATTTGGAGTCTTCATGA